The following are from one region of the Treponema denticola genome:
- a CDS encoding flavodoxin, translating to MAKIAVIYWSGTGNTQSMAESVLEGLKAGGAEASIFTVSEFGSKNIDDYDKIAFGCPAMGAEELEPDEFEPFFASIEGKLSGKKIALFGSYEWAGEGSGGEWMRNWEARSKDKGADLFEEGLIIYDAPTAAGKEKCKEFGERFAK from the coding sequence ATGGCAAAAATTGCTGTTATTTATTGGAGCGGAACGGGAAATACTCAGTCTATGGCTGAATCCGTTCTTGAAGGTTTAAAAGCCGGCGGAGCAGAGGCTTCTATTTTTACCGTTTCGGAATTCGGCTCGAAGAACATTGATGATTATGACAAGATTGCATTCGGATGCCCCGCAATGGGAGCCGAAGAGCTTGAGCCGGATGAATTTGAGCCCTTCTTTGCTTCTATTGAAGGAAAACTGTCCGGCAAAAAAATTGCCTTGTTCGGTTCGTATGAATGGGCCGGTGAAGGTTCGGGCGGAGAATGGATGAGAAACTGGGAAGCAAGATCTAAGGATAAGGGTGCCGACTTATTTGAAGAAGGCTTGATTATCTACGATGCTCCCACCGCTGCAGGAAAAGAAAAGTGTAAAGAATTCGGTGAAAGATTTGCAAAATAA
- a CDS encoding DUF3793 family protein, whose product MLSIANIEYNLAYSCAPCLAGIKPSNLISVSAEDFKQFFLLDKDLLEAKGFYLKVLCACERGVQILLYKKDSLETLIKDERVQAALLMFGYEPGMSLEDMLNLLASRMHSSQADRHCKRCCSFPHEIGLFLGYPVYDVLEYYRRNGEGCIFSGYWKVYSDAEKAAEIFNRYNECKKHFALQIEKGLRLYDLLSA is encoded by the coding sequence ATGTTGAGTATTGCTAACATCGAATATAATTTAGCTTATTCTTGTGCTCCTTGTTTGGCAGGGATTAAACCTTCGAATTTGATTTCAGTATCGGCAGAGGATTTTAAGCAATTTTTTTTGCTTGATAAGGATTTGCTTGAAGCTAAGGGTTTCTACTTAAAAGTGTTGTGTGCCTGTGAACGGGGCGTGCAGATTCTTTTATATAAAAAAGATTCTCTTGAGACTTTGATTAAAGATGAAAGGGTACAAGCTGCTTTATTAATGTTCGGGTATGAGCCGGGGATGAGTTTGGAAGATATGCTAAATCTTTTGGCATCCAGAATGCACAGCTCGCAGGCAGACAGGCATTGTAAGAGATGCTGTTCTTTTCCGCATGAGATAGGGCTTTTTTTGGGTTATCCCGTATACGATGTTTTGGAATATTACAGACGGAATGGAGAAGGCTGTATTTTTTCGGGCTATTGGAAGGTTTATTCAGACGCCGAAAAGGCAGCCGAAATTTTTAACCGATATAATGAATGCAAAAAGCATTTTGCTTTGCAGATAGAAAAGGGCTTAAGACTTTACGATTTGTTAAGTGCTTAA
- a CDS encoding ABC transporter ATP-binding protein gives MSTILETEHLKKTYLGKKTALYDVSLKVESGRIYGLLGPNGSGKTTFLKIIAGLIKPTAGNFKVCGKEFGIDTKKIVAFLPDKNVVYPWMTSEDAINFYADFFEDFDKNKALEMLKFMKLEPKQTVKTMSKGMIEKLNLSLTFSRASKLYILDEPLGGTDPVAREQIIKTIIKTWTEESAILITTHLVSDIEHVFNDVAFLKEGEIVLEGDAEDLRTTRGKSIYQIYLDVFGA, from the coding sequence ATGAGTACAATACTTGAAACGGAACACTTAAAAAAGACATACTTGGGGAAAAAAACTGCTCTTTATGATGTCAGTCTCAAGGTAGAAAGCGGAAGAATCTACGGCCTTTTGGGGCCGAACGGTTCGGGAAAAACAACCTTTTTAAAAATAATTGCCGGACTTATAAAACCGACTGCCGGCAATTTTAAGGTATGCGGAAAAGAATTCGGCATAGATACAAAAAAGATTGTAGCCTTTTTGCCGGATAAAAATGTCGTATATCCTTGGATGACTTCGGAAGATGCCATTAATTTTTATGCCGATTTTTTTGAAGATTTTGATAAGAACAAGGCCTTGGAAATGCTTAAATTTATGAAGCTGGAGCCAAAACAGACCGTAAAAACTATGTCGAAAGGTATGATCGAAAAACTTAATTTAAGCCTTACCTTTTCGAGGGCTTCAAAGCTGTATATTTTGGATGAACCGCTGGGCGGCACAGACCCTGTAGCCAGAGAGCAGATTATTAAAACTATAATCAAAACATGGACTGAAGAAAGTGCAATCCTAATAACAACTCATCTGGTTTCGGATATAGAACATGTATTTAATGACGTAGCCTTTTTAAAAGAAGGCGAGATTGTTTTGGAAGGCGATGCGGAAGATTTGCGTACTACAAGAGGCAAATCTATTTATCAAATCTATCTTGATGTTTTTGGAGCATAA